AAAAGACTAGGAAGAGAGTTTTCCTTTGCTTTTGTATATATTTTGCTCATATCCTTAAAAGCTTTTCTTAAGAGACTTTGAAATTCTTCTTCATTTCCTTTGATTTTTTGAAGTTGGTAAGATTGAATGTCAATATCTATGAGGGCATAAGTAACTGTTTTGTTTGATCTAACCATTGGTTGAACTATCGTAATCTCGCCACAAAAATGTTTTTCAACATCTTCAACAGTCCAAGGTCTATGAATAGGCTTGGAAACTCTCTTACCCTCTTCAAGTACTTCTACATAAAAGGAGCCTTCTTTCCCGTTAAAGAGGTGATAAAATTCCGTAAAAGCATTATTTTTATCAAGACTAACTACAGTTTTTTTCTCTTCACTATTATCATTACATATATCAAATCCTGGATTCGGATCATGAAGTAACTTCGCGATTGCAAACATTCGATTTTCTATTAACCAATCCACAAACTCTTCATTTTTACTGTCTTCTTTGTGGAAATATAAACTATTTAGTCGCTCTAATAGATCTTCCAAGAGACTTTCTTTAACGGTGTAGTTATATTTTAGCCACCCCTTCATTTCTTCTGTTAAAGATAAGTTCTTATTAAAGATTAGTGCCAGCCAATAAAATGAGTCTTTTGTTTTATCGAGTTGAAGACTGAGAGAAAATAATGTCTCACAATGCCACCGCTCAATCGGTTTCCCATAAAGGTTGTTAGTAATTTTAAGATAGCAATTCTCTATTATTTGTTTATCTGTTGTAAAATCGCGGGATAATAATAGGACTTCATAGTTGGCAATTTCTTGCCATGGTATAATAGAGAAATATTGTTTCCACCCATTTAATATTTGTTTATATTTGACAATCCTTTCTTCAATGAGCGATTTATTATCTTTTGATATTTCATTCAATTTCATAATTAAAGATTTTGTTCCTTTTTCACTTACTACCCTACCAGTTTGTGTGAACGTGAAGCCTAGAAAGGTAAATTGTTCGGTTATATGTTTAACTGCAGTTTTGTCTAAGTTACAATTAAGCTTAAGCGCTTGTAAAGCCTCTTGCATCTTAGCTAATCGAAGTTTAACCTCATCTTTAGAGTGATCAGCAATTATTATATCGTCTGCAAATCTTATGTATGGTTTTCCACTACTTGTCAAGTATTCATCAAAGGTATACAAATAAATATTTGCTAATAATGGGGATAAAGGACTTCCTTGAACAACCCCTTTTTGTTGCTTACTGAACAAATACATCACAAAGTCAATCTTTTCCTTTTCTTTTATAAATGTTTCTAAAACTTTCCTAAGGATAGAATGGTCGATTGTATCAAAAAAATCTGCAATATCAGTTTCACCAATCCAATCATAGCCATCATCATAAATCCACTTTTCCAGTTGTTCGAGTGCTTGAGCTGACGACTTCCCTTGCTGATAAGCATAACTTTGAGGGTGATGTAGCTCCTTACATTGTGGTTCTAACCAACACTTAACAATCATATGAACTAACCTATCCTCAACTGTAAGAATACCAATGTTTCTTTCTTTTCCATTAGCTTTAGTAATGCTTAATTCTTTAACCGGTGATGGCTCATATGTACCAACTAGTATCTTTTCATAGACCCCTTTCACAAAATCTTCTTCATCTTTAATAGAACTAAAGCGTTTACCGTCTATACCTGCTGCATCACTACCCTTTTTTGCCTTTTCCCATGCTTCCCATAGATACTTCTCAGAAAAAATAGTAAGTGGTTGCAATAAATACACATCCTCTCAATATATATTTTCTGATTATTTCGACAACAAAATCGAAATTCCTTCCTTATTATGTAAATATTACTTTATTTTGCATTTAAGTTATTTAATATATGTAAATATGAATTTATAAAAAAACTAGAGCTACTAAAAATAGAGTAGCTCTAGTACTATTTATTCTCTGTTACTGTTGGATTTTGTCATACATTTCTTGATTACCTACTAATGTTCGATACAAATGGATTGTCCTTTTTGCTTGTTCTTCAGCGTTATTTATATTATAAAGTGAATTATTTTGAAAACCTCTTAGGAAGTTGGTCACTCTTGCTACATTGCCTGATTTGGCAACTAGAATTAGACACAAATAATGTAATCCTACTCCAACGGGCAGTGTATTAGCATTTTCC
This window of the Lottiidibacillus patelloidae genome carries:
- a CDS encoding CRISPR-associated primase-polymerase type A1 gives rise to the protein MQPLTIFSEKYLWEAWEKAKKGSDAAGIDGKRFSSIKDEEDFVKGVYEKILVGTYEPSPVKELSITKANGKERNIGILTVEDRLVHMIVKCWLEPQCKELHHPQSYAYQQGKSSAQALEQLEKWIYDDGYDWIGETDIADFFDTIDHSILRKVLETFIKEKEKIDFVMYLFSKQQKGVVQGSPLSPLLANIYLYTFDEYLTSSGKPYIRFADDIIIADHSKDEVKLRLAKMQEALQALKLNCNLDKTAVKHITEQFTFLGFTFTQTGRVVSEKGTKSLIMKLNEISKDNKSLIEERIVKYKQILNGWKQYFSIIPWQEIANYEVLLLSRDFTTDKQIIENCYLKITNNLYGKPIERWHCETLFSLSLQLDKTKDSFYWLALIFNKNLSLTEEMKGWLKYNYTVKESLLEDLLERLNSLYFHKEDSKNEEFVDWLIENRMFAIAKLLHDPNPGFDICNDNSEEKKTVVSLDKNNAFTEFYHLFNGKEGSFYVEVLEEGKRVSKPIHRPWTVEDVEKHFCGEITIVQPMVRSNKTVTYALIDIDIQSYQLQKIKGNEEEFQSLLRKAFKDMSKIYTKAKENSLPSLLVESGNRGYHVWFFFDEPVPLPEAYDFLNKLIEDLTPTEGIVWERFPHQRKLKPDKVGQKIKLPWGRHSVTKKQGYFIDEEGHILQDQLSPIESVKKISRKQLREFINGSSNLVERLNEDAYLIPHSIQLIIAGCPIIQHFINKAKTTNYLNHQERLLILNVFGPLGSEGKKYIHQVIGHTMNYDEAITNKFIKRSYSKPISCHRIREHYPKVTANLPCNCKFPISKGQYPSPVLHNKKNTSLVTPKSQLVPKQTPTKPTTSTNTNVRVNQKEINDLANKLIELRKHKRGLSKRLSHIEEELTRIFDEKKVDKVEIDIGFLVRKQKENENNWVIHI